The following proteins are encoded in a genomic region of Synechococcus sp. ROS8604:
- the secG gene encoding preprotein translocase subunit SecG, whose amino-acid sequence MLTTVLSWVWIGSGAVLILLVLLHSPKGDGMGGIAASGSSSFTSSSSAEATLNRITWTTLSFFLALAVILSAGWLS is encoded by the coding sequence ATGCTTACGACTGTTCTCTCTTGGGTCTGGATCGGCAGTGGTGCCGTTCTGATTCTTCTCGTTCTCCTGCACAGTCCCAAAGGGGATGGAATGGGAGGTATTGCGGCAAGTGGAAGTTCATCGTTCACCAGCTCTAGCAGTGCAGAAGCAACGCTGAATCGCATTACCTGGACAACACTTTCATTTTTCCTCGCACTCGCTGTGATTCTGAGCGCAGGCTGGCTCAGCTAA
- a CDS encoding ammonium transporter: protein MSSRLRRFLIALWVVAALQLLSAALLPAYAGETALLAADNTLILTSSALVLLMTPGLAFFYGGFVQSRNVLNTMAMSFVMMGLATLVWVTFGFSLAFSDGGALQAVVANPFSFALLENVPPVWDGLAISGLTFALFQGMFAIITPALISGALVERISFKFWCVFSPIWLLLVYAPLAHMVWGGGFLGKDLDFAGGTVVHISSGVSALVLAGLVGSRRQWPKAVRPPHDVSQILLGTGLLWFGWFGFNGGSQLAVAGAELPFTTTHISAAAGFVAWSLIETWRSGKPTVVGMATGAVAGLVGVTPAAGFVTPGAGMAIGAITSLFCFASVQLKVRLRFDDSLDTYAVHGVGGHDWRLANGCFCQF, encoded by the coding sequence TTGTCGTCCCGTCTTCGTCGATTCCTCATCGCCCTATGGGTGGTGGCAGCACTTCAACTATTGAGTGCTGCCTTGCTTCCTGCCTACGCCGGAGAGACGGCCCTTTTGGCAGCTGACAACACCCTGATTCTGACGTCCTCGGCTTTGGTGCTGTTGATGACGCCTGGTTTGGCGTTTTTCTACGGCGGGTTTGTCCAATCTCGAAACGTACTGAACACGATGGCGATGAGCTTCGTGATGATGGGACTTGCCACGTTGGTGTGGGTCACCTTTGGATTCAGTCTTGCGTTCTCCGATGGGGGTGCCTTGCAAGCTGTGGTGGCTAATCCGTTCTCCTTTGCTTTGTTGGAGAACGTGCCTCCCGTCTGGGATGGACTGGCGATCTCAGGTCTCACCTTTGCGCTCTTTCAGGGCATGTTTGCGATCATCACGCCTGCTTTGATCTCGGGTGCGCTGGTGGAGCGGATCAGTTTCAAGTTTTGGTGTGTGTTCAGCCCGATTTGGTTGTTGCTGGTCTACGCCCCTTTGGCCCATATGGTTTGGGGTGGGGGCTTCCTTGGTAAAGATCTTGATTTCGCCGGTGGGACGGTGGTTCATATCAGTTCTGGCGTATCGGCCTTGGTGCTCGCTGGGCTGGTGGGCTCGCGCCGTCAGTGGCCTAAGGCCGTGCGTCCTCCTCACGATGTCAGTCAGATTCTTCTGGGGACGGGTCTGCTTTGGTTTGGTTGGTTTGGTTTCAACGGTGGAAGTCAGTTGGCGGTAGCCGGTGCAGAGTTGCCGTTTACGACAACACACATCTCAGCAGCCGCGGGCTTTGTGGCTTGGTCTTTGATCGAGACGTGGAGGAGTGGCAAACCCACCGTTGTTGGTATGGCCACAGGTGCTGTCGCTGGCTTGGTTGGTGTTACCCCGGCGGCTGGGTTTGTCACCCCCGGTGCGGGAATGGCCATTGGTGCCATCACGTCGTTGTTTTGCTTTGCCTCAGTTCAGCTCAAAGTGAGACTTCGATTTGATGATTCTCTCGATACCTATGCGGTTCACGGTGTGGGGGGGCACGATTGGCGCCTTGCTAACGGGTGTTTTTGCCAGTTCTGA